The Sorangiineae bacterium MSr11954 DNA segment GGCAACGGCTCGGCGCCGCAGTGCGGGCAGGACTCGGGCAGCCGGCGAGCGGCACGACCAAAACGAGCAACCCTGCCAAAGCTGGCAAGACCCGCAACACCGGCAAGACCCGCAACACCGGCAAGACCCGCAACACCGGCAAGACCGGCAAGACCAGAAAGAGCCGCACCGCGCAAAACGCGAGAAGCGCCGCCCGGGATCCGCGCAAGGCTTACTCGGTCTTCAGGTAGCCGCTCTTCAGCAGCTTGAGCACCATCTGCACCGTCTCCAGATCGGTGGCTTGGCTCTTGTTCATCACCGTCTCGAGGTGACCGAAGTTGTGCGCGAGCTGCAGCACGTCGAGCTCCGAGCCCTTCAGATCCTTGAGCGGTGGGACCAGTGGGGAGAGCAAGGACAGGCGCGCGTTCAGATCGGGCAGATCGTCGCGGATGCGGTTGAACTCATCGAGCTGGCGCAGGCCCTCCATGAGGATCTCCTGCACGCTCACGTCGATCTCGCCGGGGTACTCGCGGTCGTCGGGCGGATCGAGATCGAAGAGGCCCTTCTGCCAGGTGAGCATCCGGTAGATGCTCTTGAGCGCGGGCACGTCATCGAGGTCGTTGATGACCGCGTAGTAGATGTTGCCCTTGCGCATGAAAATACGACCGATGTCATCGTCCGTGCGGATGACGAGCACCCCGCTCTTCTTCGAGGTGCCGAAAAGCTGCAGCAGGTCGGGGAGCGGAACTTCCTCGATGCTCCCGGACATCGTTCGCGCCTGGCTCGTTCGGCGCTGCGCCGCCACGTGCTCCAGCTCGCGCTTCGCGTCCGCGGTGCTGTCGCGGGTGCTCTCGCCGGCGATCAGCTTGAGGATGCTCGTGCCGATGAGGACCCGGTCGCCCTCCTTGAGGCGGGCGCGCTTGATCTTCTCACCGTTGACGAAGGTGCCGTTCGTCGAGCCCAGATCCTCGATCCAGATCTGGTCGGACTGCATGTGAATCTTCGCATGCTTGCGGCTGACCATGTCCTCGACGAGGACCATGTCGAGATCGCTGGAGCGGCCGACGATGATCTGCTTGTCGGGGACGACGGGGAATTCCCCCCCCTGATACTTTCCACTGATAAACCGAAGGACGTACGCCCGCCCGGGGCGCAGGGTCGTCGGGGCAGCCGCCTTCGGTGACGGATCTTGCATGCTAGGGGGAGTCGACAGAAGGTTTGCCACGCGCGAACATGCGCCACTGGGTGCAACCGCGGGAATCCGCGGCGCGGAGGATTCCGAGGCGAGGATCGTCTTCGGAAAAAAAAGAGTAACGAGTCCTCGCAAACCTGGTCAAGTCGAGCGCGAAATGGATTCTCATCCCTCCGGATATTCCCAGCCGTCTCAGCCTTTGAAAGAGGTCCCCATTGCGCCCGGAGGTGACCGTTTTGGCACCCATCGCGCGCTTGAGCCCAAAGGGGTCCTACCGCAGCCAGCTTGGCGAATTGACAACGATTTTTCGCGTCTCTTCGAGGGCGAAGTTCTCCTCGCGGTGGAGACGTTGAACATCGACGCCGCAAGTTTCCGTCAGATGGAGGAGGACGACACTTCGGGAGAAGGTGTGGTCGCATCCCCCCATGGCGGAGAGGCTTCGGAGGGCGATCGAGCGGCCGCTCGGGTTCGAAAAAAAGTTCTCGAGACCATCGCGGCGCGCGGCAAGCAGCACAACCCAGTCACCGGCTCGGGCGGAATGCTTCTCGGTCGGGTGCTCCAGGTGGCCCCAGGTGCGCCGGCGCACCTCGCTCTGAATGCCGGCGATCGCGTGGCAACCTTGGTCTCTCTGTCGCTTACACCGCTGCGCGTCGACGCGATCACCGCGGTGCGCGCGGAGAGCGCGCAGCTCGACGTGTCGGGTGAGGCGGTGCTCTTCGCGAGCGGGAGCCTGGTGAAGCTGCCGGGCGATCTGCCCGAGCGCCTCGCGCTGGCGGTGCTCGACGTCGCAGGGGCCGCGCCGCAGGTCGCGCGCTTGGTGCAACCGGCGGTGGCGCCGGGCGCCGCCGCGCCGACAGTGCTCGTCCTCGGCGGCGGCGGAAAGAGCGGCATCTTGTGCGTGGCCGAGGCGCGGCGAAAGCTTGGCCGCGGCGGGCGGGTCATCGCGATCGAGAGCTACGCGCGCTACGCCGACGATCTGCGCGCGCTGGGCCTTTGCGACGCGGTGCTCACCCTCGACGCGCGCGATCCGGTGGCCGTGCGCCGCGCGGTGCTCGAGGCCAACGACGGCCGCGAGGCGGATGTGACGTTCTCGTGCGTCAATGTCCCCGACACCGAAATGGCGGCCATCTTGGCGACGCGCGATCGCGGCACCGTGTACTTCTTCGCGATGTCGACCAGCTTTACCAAGGCTGCGCTCGGCGCCGAGGGCGTGAGCAAGGACGTCGACCTGATGATCGGCAACGGCTACGCCGTGGGCCACGCCGAGCACACCCTGGCGATGATGCAGGACTTTCCGGCGGTGCGCGCGCTCTTCGAGTCGCGGTACGGGTAGCAGCGGCTGTAGTAAGCTGGCTGCGCCATGACGACCTTCTCCCCTCGCCCCATCACCGACGTAGCGGCCGAACTCGGACTCGAACCCGACGACATCGAGCTTTACGGAAAGACGAAAGCGAAGGTGGGGCTCGAGGTGGTCGGCCGTCCGGCGCGCCATCAAGGCCGCCTCATTCTGGTGACGGCCATCAACCCCACGCCGGCGGGAGAAGGAAAAACGACGACCTCGATCGCGCTGGCGATGGGCATGCGCCGCCTCGGCAAGCGCGCGGTCCTCGCGCTGCGCGAGCCCTCGCTCGGCCCCGTCTTCGGCGTCAAAGGAGGCGGCACCGGCGGCGGCAAGGCCTCGCTCACCCCGGCGGACGAGATCAACCTGCACTTCACGGGCGACATCCACGCCATCACCACCGCGCACAACCTCTTGAGCGCCCTGGTCGACAACTCCGTCTACTTTCGCGACACCTTCGACGGCGCGGGCGAGATCGATCCACGCACCATCACCTGGGGCCGGGCGATGGACATGAACGACCGCTTCTTGCGCAACTGCATCGTGGGCCTCGGCGGCAAGTCGCACGGCAAGCCCCGCGAAGAGCGGTTCGATATCACCGCCGCCAGCGAGATCATGGCCATTCTCGCGCTGGCACGCGACTACTCCGATCTCGAGGCGCGTCTCGCGCGCATCGTGGTGGGCTCGAGCTACGACGGCAAGACGATCACGGCCGGCCACGTGGGCGCAGCCTCGGCCATGTGCGCCGTCCTTCGCGATGCGCTCAAGCCGAACCTGGTGCAGACCCTCGAGGGCGGCCCGGCCTTCGTCCACGCGGGCCCCTTCGGCAACATCGCGCACGGCTGCAACAGCGTGCTCGCCACCCAGCTGGCGATCAAGCTGGGCGACTACGCCATCACCGAAGCGGGGTTCGGCTTCGATCTCGGCGGCGAAAAGTTCCTGAACATCAAGGCGCGCCTCGCGGGCGTGTGGCCGCGCGCCATCGTGCTGGTCGCCACCTTGCGGGCGCTCAAGATGCACGGCGGCGCGCCCGTCAAGAGCGCGGGCGAACCGAACCACGACGCGCTGACCAAGGGCATCGCGCACCTGGAGAAGCACATCGAGAACGCCGGCGCCTACGGTCTTCAGCCCATCGTCGCCATCAACGTCTTCCCCAACGACACGGAGGAGGAGCTCCTCCTGGTCGAACGAGCCGCCTCCAAGCTCGGCGCCCGCATGGCGCGCAGCGAGGGCTTCGGCCGCGGCGGCGAAGGCTCGCTCGATCTCGCCCGCGTGGTCACCGAAGTCGTCGACGCAACGGACAAGAACCCGCCGGCCCCCCGATACATCTACGAGCTCGAAGACGCCCCCCAAGAGAAGATCCGCAAAGTCGCGCGCACCATCTACGGCGCCAAGGACGTCGTCTTCGTGGGCTCGGCGGAGAAAGACCTCAAGCGAATCCGCGATCTCGGCTACGAAAAGCTGCCCGTGTGCATGGCCAAGACCCAGCTCTCGCTCACCGACGATCCGAGCGTCTACGGGCGTCCCAGCGACTTCGTCATCAGCGTGCGCGAAGTCCGCCTCAGCGCGGGCGCCGGTTTTCTCGTGCCGCTCACGGGCGACATGATGACCATGCCGGGTCTCC contains these protein-coding regions:
- a CDS encoding DUF4388 domain-containing protein, whose translation is MQDPSPKAAAPTTLRPGRAYVLRFISGKYQGGEFPVVPDKQIIVGRSSDLDMVLVEDMVSRKHAKIHMQSDQIWIEDLGSTNGTFVNGEKIKRARLKEGDRVLIGTSILKLIAGESTRDSTADAKRELEHVAAQRRTSQARTMSGSIEEVPLPDLLQLFGTSKKSGVLVIRTDDDIGRIFMRKGNIYYAVINDLDDVPALKSIYRMLTWQKGLFDLDPPDDREYPGEIDVSVQEILMEGLRQLDEFNRIRDDLPDLNARLSLLSPLVPPLKDLKGSELDVLQLAHNFGHLETVMNKSQATDLETVQMVLKLLKSGYLKTE
- a CDS encoding L-erythro-3,5-diaminohexanoate dehydrogenase, whose protein sequence is METLNIDAASFRQMEEDDTSGEGVVASPHGGEASEGDRAAARVRKKVLETIAARGKQHNPVTGSGGMLLGRVLQVAPGAPAHLALNAGDRVATLVSLSLTPLRVDAITAVRAESAQLDVSGEAVLFASGSLVKLPGDLPERLALAVLDVAGAAPQVARLVQPAVAPGAAAPTVLVLGGGGKSGILCVAEARRKLGRGGRVIAIESYARYADDLRALGLCDAVLTLDARDPVAVRRAVLEANDGREADVTFSCVNVPDTEMAAILATRDRGTVYFFAMSTSFTKAALGAEGVSKDVDLMIGNGYAVGHAEHTLAMMQDFPAVRALFESRYG
- a CDS encoding formate--tetrahydrofolate ligase, which codes for MTTFSPRPITDVAAELGLEPDDIELYGKTKAKVGLEVVGRPARHQGRLILVTAINPTPAGEGKTTTSIALAMGMRRLGKRAVLALREPSLGPVFGVKGGGTGGGKASLTPADEINLHFTGDIHAITTAHNLLSALVDNSVYFRDTFDGAGEIDPRTITWGRAMDMNDRFLRNCIVGLGGKSHGKPREERFDITAASEIMAILALARDYSDLEARLARIVVGSSYDGKTITAGHVGAASAMCAVLRDALKPNLVQTLEGGPAFVHAGPFGNIAHGCNSVLATQLAIKLGDYAITEAGFGFDLGGEKFLNIKARLAGVWPRAIVLVATLRALKMHGGAPVKSAGEPNHDALTKGIAHLEKHIENAGAYGLQPIVAINVFPNDTEEELLLVERAASKLGARMARSEGFGRGGEGSLDLARVVTEVVDATDKNPPAPRYIYELEDAPQEKIRKVARTIYGAKDVVFVGSAEKDLKRIRDLGYEKLPVCMAKTQLSLTDDPSVYGRPSDFVISVREVRLSAGAGFLVPLTGDMMTMPGLPKVPAARQVKLLPSGQIKGLMQND